In a genomic window of Babylonia areolata isolate BAREFJ2019XMU chromosome 3, ASM4173473v1, whole genome shotgun sequence:
- the LOC143280590 gene encoding tRNA selenocysteine 1-associated protein 1-like has protein sequence MSSSSGSNNWCDMYLSPCIWMGNNLDDAMNEQFIKQAFQHYGEKVLSVKIIKGKKAGQQPYCFVEFDDVEQARHALFKLNGKPIPNTHPSKLFKLNPASFGKEQQLMPEFSLHIGDLTLDVDDYTLYSAFAKNYRSVRGAKVVLDCNGKSKGFGFVRFSDESDQQRALVEMQHMTGIGRRPIKVGLAAPKRSSSRSFGSHGSQSHSHDNLGPPTSYPSAPSSSSHGGGSYSSPPYSHHGGYYSWGGYYHYSHNYQNHPPPSHEYPGEGQAAAVDDMEVLEDPCLEVNVTKENREFMESSESFFEALDRSRWFAIDSIQSEVPA, from the exons ATGTCATCTTCCTCCGGTTCTAATAACTGGTGCGACATGTACCTCAGCCCATGCATTTGGATGGGAAATAAC CTGGATGATGCTATGAATGAACAGTTCATCAAGCAAGCTTTCCAGCACTATGGGGAGAAGGTGCTCAGTGTCAAAATCATCAAAGGCAAAAAggcagg ACAACAACCATATTGTTTTGTGGAGTTTGACGACGTGGAGCAGGCAAGACATGCACTGTTCAAACTGAATGGAAAACCTATCCCCAACACCCATCCT TCCAAACTCTTCAAACTGAACCCTGCAAGTTTCGGAAAAGAGCAGCAGCTGAT gcCTGAATTCTCTCTGCACATTGGTGACCTGACATTGGACGTAGATGACTACACTCTCTACTCAGCCTTTGCCAAAAACTACAGATCTGTTCGAGGAGCCAAAG TTGTGCTGGACTGCAATGGCAAAAGCAAAGGGTTTGGTTTTGTTCGCTTCTCTGACGAATCAGACCAGCAGAGGGCGCTGGTGGAGATGCAGCACATGACGGGGATAGGGAGGCGACCAATCAAAGTTGGCCTGGCCGCTCCGAAAAG GTCTTCCTCCAGGAGCTTCGGCTCCCACGGCTCCCAGTCTCACTCCCACGACAACCTGGGACCCCCCACTTCCTACCCCTCTGCCCCTAGCTCCTCCTCCCATGGCGGGGGCagctactcctcccccccctactcccaccaCGGCGGCTACTACAGCTGGGGGGGCTACTACCACTACAGCCACAACTACCAGAACCACCCGCCCCCATCCCATGAGTAcccg ggagaggggcaggcgGCGGCAGTGGATGACATGGAAGTTCTGGAAG ATCCCTGCTTGGAGGTGAACGtcacaaaagaaaacagagagttCATGGAATCAAGCGAG tctttctttGAAGCTTTGGATCGATCGCGGTGGTTTGCCATCGACAGCATACAGTCTGAAGTACCAGCCTGA
- the LOC143280588 gene encoding transmembrane protein 14C-like: MAIDFLSFAYAATVAAGSITGYVKARSLPSLVMGVACGSLMGVGAYQTSKDPKNVTLSLATSAMLTGVMGYRFICSGKFMPAGLVATLSLLMVTRFGYSMYAQRSVDARKD, from the exons ATGGCGATCGACTTCCTCAGCTTCGCGTACGCTGCCACTGTTGCAGCAGGGAGCATCACTGGCTATGTCAAAGCAA GGAGCTTGCCGTCTTTGGTCATGGGGGTGGCCTGTGGCAgtctgatgggggtgggggcctaCCAGACCAGCAAGGACCCCAAGAATGTCACCTTGTCCCTGG CCACATCAGCCATGCTGACTGGCGTTATGGGCTACAGGTTCATTTGTTCCGGAAAATTCATGCCAGCTGGCCTTGTGGCAACTCTAAG TCTGCTGATGGTGACGCGGTTTGGATACAGCATGTATGCTCAGAGATCTGTGGATGCCCGCAAAGACTAA
- the LOC143280589 gene encoding p21-activated protein kinase-interacting protein 1-like, translated as MSAGMEIVTGSFEQIILGLSVRQECDECELTESFTEKTIGSIKCVATSDKGLLAAGGTDEIIRIFDLKKHRLVGTLTHHSGTVTSLQFCDTHLFSTSEDGTLCLWRVATWEPERTFKGHKGPVKHVAVHPSGKMTLTVGQDRTLRLWNNMTGRSAYISNLKEPAELVSWSPGGCVLCGGLHDTTGRVQSGN; from the exons ATGTCAGCCGGGATGGAGATCGTCACTGGCAGCTTCGAACAAATTATACTCGGGCTAAGTGTTCGTCAAGAGTGTGAT GAGTGTGAGCTGACAGAGAGTTTCACAGAGAAGACCATTGGCAGTATCAAGTGTGTGGCCACTTCTGACAAGGGTCTGTTGGCAGCAGGAGGCACTGATGAAATCATCCGTATTTTTGATTTAAAGAAACATCGATTGGTGGGCACATTAACTCATCATTCAG GTACTGTGACCAGCCTGCAGTTCTGTGACACCCACTTGTTTAGCACCAGTGAGGACGGAACTCTGTGTCTGTGGCGAGTGGCCACCTGGGAGCCTGAGCGCACCTTCAAGGGACACAA GGGGCCAGTGAAGCACGTGGCTGTCCACCCCAGCGGAAAGATGACCCTGACGGTCGGCCAGGACCGAACCCTGCGGCTGTGGAACAACATGACTGGGCGCAGCGCCTACATCTCCAACCTGAAGGAGC CGGCAGAGTTGGTGAGCTGGTCCCCAGGGGGGTGTGTACTATGTGGTGGCCTACACGACACGACTGGACGTGTTCAGAGTGGGAACTGA